Proteins encoded in a region of the Sphingomonas sp. OV641 genome:
- a CDS encoding DUF2062 domain-containing protein, whose product MTTRALTIWQRLAAWCHRNLPTRESLEKSRLLRPVAHRVLAPELWRFTRRSVPRGVALGMVTGILFPVAQIPFSAMLALPSRANIPAAALTTFITNPVTTPPLWVLAYWIGKWALHLDQALPGDPVSKAAQDAAQSGWMQWLMSDAAPATALGLLIVTAVLSLAGYGLSALGWRLWIARKWRHRHRRDHIDEAS is encoded by the coding sequence ATGACGACGCGTGCGCTGACCATCTGGCAGCGTCTCGCGGCGTGGTGCCATCGCAATCTGCCGACCCGCGAATCGCTGGAAAAAAGCCGGCTGCTCCGCCCGGTGGCACATCGCGTGCTGGCGCCGGAACTGTGGCGATTCACCCGGCGCTCCGTGCCGCGCGGCGTGGCGCTGGGCATGGTGACGGGTATCCTGTTTCCGGTGGCGCAGATCCCCTTTTCCGCGATGCTGGCGCTGCCCTCCCGCGCCAATATCCCGGCGGCGGCATTGACGACCTTCATCACCAATCCCGTCACCACGCCCCCGCTCTGGGTGCTGGCTTATTGGATCGGCAAATGGGCGCTGCATCTGGACCAGGCATTGCCCGGCGATCCGGTGAGCAAGGCGGCGCAGGATGCCGCGCAATCCGGATGGATGCAGTGGCTGATGTCGGATGCTGCGCCGGCGACGGCGTTGGGACTGTTGATCGTGACGGCAGTTCTGTCGCTGGCGGGTTATGGTCTTTCGGCGCTGGGCTGGAGACTGTGGATTGCTCGAAAATGGCGCCATCGTCATCGGCGGGACCACATTGACGAGGCGTCTTAA
- the smpB gene encoding SsrA-binding protein SmpB produces MPRPKPATFDKKKIVAENRRARFDYSIDTTYEAGIVLTGTEVKSLRFGEGSIAESYAEVSDGGVWLVNSNIPEFSHGNRFNHEPKRPRKLLLHEREVRKLHGAVAREGMTLVPLMIYFNSQGRAKVELALAKGRKAHDKRDAIKERDWKREAGRLMRERG; encoded by the coding sequence ATGCCACGTCCCAAGCCAGCCACCTTCGACAAGAAGAAGATCGTCGCCGAAAACCGCCGCGCGCGTTTCGATTATTCGATCGACACCACCTATGAAGCGGGGATCGTGCTGACCGGCACGGAGGTGAAGAGCCTGCGGTTCGGCGAGGGATCCATTGCCGAAAGCTATGCCGAAGTGAGCGACGGCGGCGTCTGGCTGGTGAATTCCAACATTCCCGAGTTCAGCCACGGCAACCGCTTCAACCACGAACCCAAGCGGCCCCGTAAACTCCTGCTTCATGAGCGCGAAGTTAGAAAGCTTCACGGCGCGGTGGCGCGCGAAGGTATGACGCTGGTGCCCCTGATGATCTACTTCAACAGCCAGGGGCGGGCGAAGGTGGAGTTGGCGTTGGCGAAGGGCAGAAAGGCGCACGACAAGCGTGACGCCATCAAGGAGCGCGACTGGAAGCGTGAGGCCGGCCGCCTGATGCGCGAGCGCGGCTGA
- a CDS encoding phage holin family protein yields MIFRRSAKQAQEAFLKRFEPDAGGYLFRTAPTAAPVRVTEKERDEELATFLRGVQWVSWAMLAGLFAVAAVMAFAVPQFDTAPSDFLIWAGAGTIIGLYVLGWWWLWRSPARRFERRAVVGPSRTRAEARRTALASLSWGRLALSFGFAAMLMACSLNGEYVWAGLGAVTAMFVAVQAVRKLIAGRSKAVQGS; encoded by the coding sequence ATGATCTTCAGGCGCTCCGCGAAACAGGCGCAAGAGGCATTTCTCAAACGCTTTGAACCTGATGCGGGCGGCTACCTCTTTCGCACGGCGCCGACGGCCGCTCCGGTTCGCGTGACGGAGAAGGAACGCGACGAGGAACTCGCCACCTTTCTTCGCGGCGTGCAGTGGGTGTCCTGGGCGATGCTGGCAGGCCTGTTTGCCGTTGCCGCCGTGATGGCGTTTGCTGTTCCTCAGTTCGACACTGCTCCGTCCGACTTTCTGATCTGGGCAGGGGCCGGAACAATCATCGGGTTGTATGTCCTCGGCTGGTGGTGGCTTTGGCGATCGCCGGCCCGCCGCTTCGAGAGAAGGGCGGTGGTGGGACCAAGCCGGACGCGTGCTGAAGCCAGGCGCACCGCGCTTGCCAGCCTGTCATGGGGGCGATTGGCGCTTTCCTTTGGTTTCGCCGCAATGCTGATGGCCTGTTCCCTGAATGGCGAATATGTTTGGGCGGGTCTCGGAGCGGTCACGGCAATGTTCGTGGCGGTACAGGCAGTGCGCAAGCTGATCGCTGGTCGATCGAAGGCCGTGCAGGGCAGCTGA
- the dapA gene encoding 4-hydroxy-tetrahydrodipicolinate synthase — translation MFSGSIPALVTPFDADGRFVEHAYRELIEWQISEGSTALVPCGTTGEAATLTKDEQFAIVKICVEQVRGRVPVIAGAGSNDTRVAAANIAAAKEAGADAALMVPPYYNRPSQEGIFQHFAALAPTAGLPVVLYNVPARTVTDILPETLIRIVEAYPKVFVGVKDASGVLQRVSQHRAALGDGFCQLSGNDDLALAFNALGGVGCISVTANVAPRLCAEFQAAGTGPEALALHDRLFALHTSLFTDASPGPVKYAMTKVRPDFPNALRLPMTWPGELSRAAVDAGLQRAGLTQ, via the coding sequence ATGTTTTCCGGATCGATTCCGGCGCTCGTCACGCCGTTCGACGCCGACGGCCGGTTCGTCGAGCACGCCTATCGCGAGCTGATCGAATGGCAGATCAGCGAGGGCTCAACGGCGCTCGTTCCCTGCGGGACGACCGGGGAGGCGGCGACGCTGACCAAGGACGAGCAGTTCGCCATCGTGAAGATCTGCGTGGAGCAGGTGCGTGGGCGCGTGCCGGTGATCGCTGGCGCCGGATCGAACGACACGCGGGTGGCGGCGGCGAACATCGCGGCGGCAAAGGAAGCCGGCGCGGACGCCGCGCTGATGGTGCCGCCTTATTACAACCGGCCCTCTCAGGAAGGGATCTTCCAGCATTTCGCCGCGCTGGCGCCCACCGCGGGCCTGCCGGTGGTGCTTTACAACGTGCCGGCGCGCACCGTGACTGACATCCTGCCCGAAACGCTGATCCGCATCGTCGAGGCCTATCCCAAGGTGTTCGTGGGCGTGAAGGACGCGTCGGGCGTGTTGCAGCGCGTATCGCAGCATCGCGCCGCGCTTGGCGACGGCTTCTGCCAGCTTTCCGGCAATGACGATCTCGCGCTGGCGTTCAACGCTCTGGGCGGGGTGGGCTGCATCTCGGTGACGGCCAATGTGGCGCCGCGGCTGTGCGCCGAGTTCCAGGCGGCGGGCACCGGCCCGGAGGCGCTGGCGCTGCACGATCGGCTGTTCGCGCTTCATACGTCGCTGTTCACCGACGCCTCTCCGGGCCCGGTGAAGTATGCCATGACCAAGGTCCGCCCCGATTTCCCGAACGCGTTGCGCCTGCCGATGACCTGGCCCGGCGAGCTGAGCCGCGCTGCCGTCGATGCTGGATTGCAGAGGGCCGGCCTCACGCAATGA
- a CDS encoding lytic transglycosylase domain-containing protein: MVTGLRAGALIALALGMGAALLVAQDQDEAARTRSANVMAQGQPAAMPQATSNSDLAAALAQWRALQQTDSLPFDSYAGFLMAHPGWPNEAANRRAAERQAGNGYASPANVAAFFRRYPPLTAAGAVAQARALQATGATAEAYEAARNAWRRGALAPTDESMILTGFAGALRPEDHDARMDALLWQGSTSNAARQIAFTSPARRALFEARLAFRTDAERASSLAAANDAAGASDAGYIADKATWLRNNGASASARSWLARARQPGMARPGDVEEFYEVLLTNARAASSDNQHQLAYDIARQVDDAYPAGTDVSKKPYGERDDYTSLVWLAGQTALKQLRRPADAMTMFDRYGRGSQSPQTRAKGFYWAGRAAEAAGRTTDATAFFNRAAGYRDQFYGQLSLEHLRRPLSAPRDVTAPAIDPTTRQAFFGQETVRAAQFLGSIGQYQDQTAFVRTIAANVESDADHFLAEELSRSLRRPDLAVIVGRKAMQNDQTEYSAIAFPTVSVPPGYDSQWTMIHAIARQESQFDRAAISSAGARGLMQLMPGTAREQAGKMGLPYDAPRLLTDTSYNTQLGSSYFQRIFGIYGSYPLAIAAYNAGPGNVNKWLRANGDPRTGAIDMVEWIEAIPYMETRNYVQRVLENAVVYDLLNPPRAKSRGPANLSWYLGRNRAG, encoded by the coding sequence ATGGTGACTGGATTGAGGGCAGGGGCATTGATCGCACTGGCATTGGGTATGGGGGCGGCGCTGCTCGTCGCTCAGGATCAGGACGAGGCTGCGCGGACGCGGTCCGCCAATGTGATGGCACAGGGGCAACCCGCCGCCATGCCGCAGGCGACCAGCAATTCGGATCTGGCCGCCGCGCTCGCGCAGTGGCGCGCATTGCAGCAGACCGATTCGCTGCCGTTCGACAGCTATGCCGGCTTCCTGATGGCGCATCCGGGCTGGCCCAACGAAGCCGCCAACCGGCGCGCGGCCGAGCGGCAGGCGGGCAATGGCTATGCCTCGCCTGCGAATGTCGCTGCCTTCTTCCGCCGCTACCCCCCACTCACCGCGGCTGGCGCGGTGGCACAGGCCAGGGCGCTGCAGGCGACGGGCGCGACCGCCGAGGCCTATGAGGCGGCGCGCAATGCCTGGCGTCGCGGCGCGCTGGCGCCCACCGATGAATCCATGATCCTGACGGGCTTCGCCGGTGCATTGCGGCCAGAAGATCACGATGCGCGCATGGACGCCTTGCTGTGGCAGGGATCGACCAGCAATGCCGCGCGTCAGATCGCGTTCACCTCCCCTGCCCGCCGCGCATTGTTCGAGGCGCGGCTCGCCTTCCGCACTGATGCGGAGCGCGCCTCCAGCCTTGCCGCCGCGAACGACGCCGCTGGCGCGTCCGACGCTGGCTATATCGCCGACAAGGCGACCTGGCTGCGCAACAATGGCGCGAGTGCCAGCGCCCGCTCCTGGCTGGCGCGCGCGCGGCAGCCCGGCATGGCGCGCCCCGGCGATGTGGAGGAATTCTACGAGGTCCTGCTCACCAATGCGCGCGCGGCCTCGTCCGACAATCAGCACCAGCTCGCCTATGACATCGCCCGGCAGGTGGACGACGCCTACCCCGCCGGCACCGACGTCTCGAAGAAGCCCTATGGTGAGCGTGATGATTACACGAGCCTCGTATGGCTCGCCGGGCAGACCGCGCTGAAGCAGCTGAGGCGACCGGCGGACGCGATGACGATGTTCGATCGTTATGGTCGCGGCAGCCAATCGCCGCAGACCCGGGCGAAGGGCTTCTATTGGGCCGGCCGCGCCGCGGAAGCGGCCGGGCGCACGACCGATGCCACCGCCTTCTTCAATCGCGCCGCCGGTTATCGCGATCAATTCTACGGCCAGCTGTCGCTCGAACATTTGCGCCGGCCGCTCTCGGCACCGCGCGATGTCACGGCGCCGGCGATCGACCCGACAACGCGGCAAGCTTTCTTCGGCCAGGAAACGGTCCGAGCGGCGCAGTTCCTCGGCTCCATTGGCCAGTATCAGGATCAGACCGCCTTTGTGCGGACCATCGCCGCCAATGTCGAAAGCGATGCCGATCACTTCCTCGCCGAAGAGCTGTCGCGCTCGCTGCGCCGGCCGGACCTCGCCGTGATCGTTGGCCGCAAGGCGATGCAGAACGACCAGACGGAATATAGCGCCATCGCCTTCCCCACTGTGTCGGTGCCGCCGGGGTACGACAGCCAGTGGACCATGATCCATGCGATCGCGCGGCAGGAAAGCCAGTTCGACCGCGCCGCCATCTCCTCCGCCGGCGCGCGCGGGCTAATGCAGCTGATGCCCGGCACGGCGCGCGAACAGGCGGGCAAGATGGGCCTCCCCTATGATGCGCCGCGCCTGCTCACCGACACCAGCTACAATACGCAGCTCGGCTCCAGCTATTTTCAGCGGATCTTCGGCATCTATGGCAGCTATCCGCTGGCGATCGCCGCCTACAACGCCGGGCCGGGCAATGTGAACAAGTGGCTGCGCGCCAATGGCGATCCGCGCACCGGCGCGATCGACATGGTCGAGTGGATCGAGGCGATACCTTACATGGAGACGCGCAACTATGTGCAGCGCGTGCTGGAAAATGCGGTGGTCTATGATTTGCTGAACCCGCCGCGCGCGAAGAGCCGGGGCCCGGCGAACCTCAGCTGGTATCTGGGGCGCAATCGCGCGGGATGA
- the greB gene encoding transcription elongation factor GreB — translation MDRPNYITPAGYAALRAEYDLLFATERPALVETIAWAAGNGDRSENGDYIYGRKRLREIDRRLGFLSRRMKAAKVVDPAQAPDRTRVFFGATVTIADEDDNHRELTLVGDDEADAGKGLIGWNAPLARALRGAAIGDLRRVALPAGEREYEVIAITYPAA, via the coding sequence ATGGATCGCCCGAACTACATCACCCCGGCCGGCTATGCGGCATTGCGGGCCGAATATGACCTGCTTTTCGCCACTGAGCGCCCGGCGCTGGTCGAAACCATCGCCTGGGCGGCCGGAAACGGCGACCGTTCCGAGAACGGGGACTATATCTACGGGCGCAAGCGGCTGCGGGAGATCGACCGGCGGCTGGGCTTCCTGTCGCGGCGGATGAAGGCGGCCAAGGTGGTCGATCCGGCACAGGCGCCCGACCGCACCCGCGTCTTCTTCGGCGCCACCGTCACCATTGCCGATGAGGATGACAACCACCGCGAGCTGACCTTGGTGGGCGATGACGAGGCGGATGCCGGCAAGGGGCTGATCGGCTGGAACGCGCCCCTCGCCCGTGCGCTGCGCGGCGCGGCGATCGGTGACCTGCGCCGCGTGGCACTGCCCGCCGGCGAAAGGGAATATGAGGTGATTGCCATCACTTATCCCGCAGCCTGA
- a CDS encoding NYN domain-containing protein codes for MASDDTPTRNIALLIDADNASWHAIDPVLTVLAELGTVNIRRVYGNWSKPALSGWREMTIKHGIEPQQQFDITKGKNATDMKMTIDAMDLLFRGRVEGFGIMSSDSDFMPLATRLRQDGLPVYGFGQAKTPEGFKRACTRFIDVDKLMAAEADEAKQTPPPAPPPVKDPPTGAASSARSKEPEPASPPVPAATQEPAAPAAPASIDEELVKLLIDAYSAVKRDEKGFVSLSAMGQLAANRSSFDVRNYGYKRLSDLIAAVPNFNTERREDGRVFVRRVR; via the coding sequence ATGGCGAGCGACGACACCCCCACCCGCAACATCGCGCTGCTGATCGACGCGGACAATGCCAGCTGGCACGCGATCGACCCGGTGCTCACCGTTCTTGCCGAACTCGGCACGGTCAACATCCGCCGCGTTTACGGCAATTGGTCCAAGCCGGCGCTGAGCGGCTGGCGCGAGATGACGATCAAGCACGGCATTGAGCCGCAGCAGCAGTTCGACATCACCAAGGGCAAGAACGCCACCGACATGAAGATGACCATCGATGCGATGGACCTTCTGTTCCGCGGGCGGGTCGAGGGCTTTGGCATCATGTCCTCGGACTCGGACTTCATGCCTCTGGCGACGCGGCTGCGGCAGGATGGCCTGCCCGTTTATGGCTTCGGCCAAGCCAAGACACCCGAAGGCTTCAAGCGCGCCTGCACCCGCTTCATCGACGTCGACAAGCTGATGGCGGCGGAGGCGGACGAAGCCAAGCAGACCCCGCCTCCGGCTCCTCCCCCGGTAAAGGATCCGCCCACCGGAGCCGCGTCCAGCGCGCGAAGCAAGGAACCGGAACCGGCTTCCCCGCCGGTGCCGGCTGCAACGCAAGAGCCGGCGGCGCCGGCCGCCCCTGCGTCCATCGACGAGGAACTGGTGAAGCTTCTGATCGACGCTTATTCCGCGGTTAAGCGCGATGAAAAAGGCTTCGTCAGCCTGTCCGCCATGGGGCAGCTTGCGGCGAACCGCTCAAGCTTTGACGTGCGCAACTATGGCTACAAGCGCCTGTCGGACTTGATTGCCGCCGTCCCCAATTTCAATACCGAGCGGCGTGAAGACGGCCGCGTTTTCGTGCGTAGGGTGCGTTGA